In Zygosaccharomyces rouxii strain CBS732 chromosome A complete sequence, the genomic window CTGCCATCATTCTTGTCACAACAACCACCACCAGGTTATATACCTGGTATAGGTCGTGGTGCAACAGGGTTTTCTACCAGAGGGGATAAGAAAGGACCAGCCAAAGTACCCAAGAGATTGCAAAATCAGGATACAGTAAAAGCAGTAGACGGTGATTCTAAGGAGCAGGATGAAGATTCAGAGGCTGATAAAGTTTTTTCAGATTTAGACTCAAAATTATCTTCAAGAAATAGGTCCAAAAAACGTGAAGGGGACCAGCAATCTATACCGCATCAGTTTGCAGATTTGAAGAGATCGTTGGCTACAGTCAGTGAGGACCAGTGGTTAAATATACCTGATGCTGGAGATTATACAAGAAAACGCAGAAGGGAAAGGTTAgatgaacaattgaatAGAAAGACTTATGCGGCTCCGGACACCTTACTCATGCCACATGTTAACCTTTCTAAGCTAActgaagaaagagaaaagatgcTTAGTAGGCAGTTGGACTCTaatatctttgaaaaagaagattccaattctgtGAATGAAGCCCAAAAGTATCTAAACGACTTGGAGACATTTGAAGCAGGTCCAAGAGgagatgaggaagatgtCAAAAAGATGAGGACTATTTTACAATCCTATAGAAATGCTGATCCTAAAAAACCTGAAGGTTGGGTTGCCGCAGCAAGATTGGAAGAGAAAGCTCGAAAATTAAAGACGGCTAGAAATATTATTGAACAGGGGTGTTTGGAATGCCCTAGAAACGAAGATGTTTGGTTGGAAAATATCAGATTGAATAGTGCAGATACACAACGTTGTAAAACATTAGCCGCCCAAGGTATAAAATTTAATCCACAATCTTTGCAGCTATGGATCAAAGCCGTTGACTTGGAAAGGGAAGTTTTAAATAAGCATAGAGTGGTTAGAAGTTCCCTCCAAGAACTACCACTGTCTGAAGAGTTATGGAAACTGGCTGTCAAATACAGCGCTGACAAATTCGAAGCTCAAAGgattttacaaaaagcAGTAGAACTGATACCGACTAGCATTGAACTTTGTAGTGCATTAGTTCATTTACAAAATTACCAAGAGGCAAAACACACTTTAAATGCTGCAAGAAAAGCCATGCCCCGTGAATTGAAAGTGTGGattttagccgccgaggTGGAGGAAAGTAAAGGTGAAGCAGTTACTGatgaaagaattttgaaactgtTAAGTAAAGGGATTAAACAGTTAAAAGAGAATGGATTGGAGATTACATTATTGCaacttttaaaagaagCACAATCACTTGTAAAAGAAGGCGGTTTAAGAACCGCTCATGCATTGACACAAGCGGCACTGTCCGAATTTCAAGATGAATATGAAGCGTCTCGTGTGGTGTCAGAACTATCTGATTCGATTGTAAAGGTAGTGGGATTCAAGATTTTGCTCAAATCGAATCCAACTAAATACAGCTTCTGGCAGTCGTTGAAGAAGCTTTGTGAGAAGCTGAATAAAATGGACGAATTGTATaatacttttgaaacaCTTCTATTTGACGAAAGTGAGAATTTTAGGATTTTGAAACAGAATCCTCTGTTGTCTCTGATGTattccaaagaaatttggaaaaacGGTCATGATATCCCTAAATCACTTGAAATACTCGATAGAGCACAAAATATCCTGCCTAATTCATTAGAAGTATGGCTTGCAAAGTTGAAATTCTTATGTCTTACCGACCAAGTTGAACTCGCCCAGAAGAGCTTTGCAATGGCAATGGAAAGATTGAGAGATAGTCAAGTGCCACATTTGGAGAAATTGTATTACAAATATATCAGTTTCTTAAGGTTTCGTCGACAAAATACTGCCGCTATTAAAATGCTCAATGAAACTTGTATACCCAAATTTCCGAATTGCCCAAAATTTTATCTTCAACTGGGTCAAATTCATTATGATCTGGGTCAAACCGAGGAATCACAAATGGCTTTTGAGAGGGGGACCAAAATGTTGCCTCAGGGCATTCCTCTGTGGATCTCTCTCGCTAGGATTGAAGAGATTGATCTTAAACGGCCCGCTAAAGCTCGTTCCATTTTTGACCTTGCCCTCTTAAAGAATCCCGCTAATGAAACGCTGTCATTGGCAAGAGCTCAGATGGAGGCCAGATTAGGCAATTATGATCAGGCAAGGTTCATCATTCAACAATCCTTGCAGAAACATTCGAAGAGTGCAACATTATGGGCTGAAAATATTCGCATCCTACCATTAAAGAGAGCCAACGTCAAGAAAACCGTGTTTCAGGATGCACTGAAAAATACAAACAATAGCTGCGAAATTTTGGTGGAAATCGGCATATCCTTCTACAAAGAATTACAGCATGAGACCGCTATTAAATGGTTTGAAAGAGCTACTAGATCGAACCCATCGTATGGTGATTCCTGGGTTTGGGTCGCCAGATgctacaagaaattgaaccGGAACATCCAAGAAATAGTCAATCAGGTAGAAATTCATGAACCAACGCATGGTAATCTATGGATAAGTGTCTCTAAGAAGCCAGATACCCAGTACTATAGCTGCTCGAAGATTCTCTTGACACTTTTGGAGTCAGAGAATGTGGTGTAAGGCTTTTATGTTAATTATTGAATCCACTTGAAGTGACgattgagaaaaaaaaaaaaaaaattctaagTATTCCAGaggaatttttccaataagCAATCGAATTTCCAGTGGTTATTATTCCTCAGAATCTCGAGAGATAATTATCTGAGTTAGCGAGTCATCGGGGCAACTTACCGGTAGCAGGGTTAGTAGTAGATCATTCATTGTTCCTGCAATGTCGTCAATGTTAGGCACATCTGATCCTGGCACTAATAAAAGTAATAGTGACGAGGTTAAACCATTGCAGTCGTCAACCTCCGCCAATTATTTATCGCCTGCATCGCTTGATAACGGATTCTCTTTAACTGGGCCTTCTAGGTTTACACCTGACTTATTTTCGAAGAAGGGTAGTGCACCTCCAGTAATTGGTAGCATCGAATTGACTCCATCCGACGATAAGTTGATGGCTACACCCGAGGCCCTAGCCAGCGCGAATGGAGATATGGGGTCTCAGAAGACTGCAGGTAGTGTTTCTTCTACTGTTACCGACGGTGAAGGTAAAGTGGTGAAGAGGAAATATTCTAGGAATGGATGTACCGAGTGtaagagaagaaggatGAAGTGTGATGAAACCAAACCCACATGCTGGCAATGTGCAAGGTTAAATCGTGAATGTGTCTACATTCTGAATgcaaagaataaaaaaagaaagcCAAGAGAAGCTAGAATTAAGTCTACCGATcgtaataataaaaaaggCTTGGCGAAGACTAATGGTTCCATACCGCCTGCTGCTGTGGCAGtggctgctgctgctgccgcTGACGCGAATACCaacaaattggaaaaagataTGATCAACAACATGCAGGTGTTGGAGCTTCCGAATGTGATTAGTGCCAGTAACATGGATGGATACGATGCGAACTTgttgattcaaaatttgaacgATATGGTCAGTATGAAGTTGAATGattccttttctttaaatgaAGGCTTGAAAGATTTCCATTTACCTGATCTCGATATTCCAGAATTGATGCCTCAGTCTAAGGCTTCTGAGAATAGTGtaccaatttcatttttagtGAACAACGTGATTACTTTTAACACAAGGTTGagttcttttcaattaGGTGGAGTTCATGACAAATACCTAGaagtttttttttatgaTTGTTTGGATTCCATAGCACcgttttttcaaaatcaaggAAATCCTCTAAGGGATATTATACTTTCATTTGCCCGTAACGAGTCTTATTTGTTATCAGCTACACTTGCTGTGGGGGCCTCTATAGCTCACAGgaattcaaataaattAGAGGATGAGAGAAACTACTGTGCGTATTTATCGCACTGTTTAAGTCTTTTGGGggaacaatttcaaaatgagTCTAACGTGATGCATAAGATTGAACCAATAACATTGACAGTTATTATGTTGGCGTGGGATTGTATTAACGCAATGAATTCACAGTGGAGATCACACTTGAAAGGTGTTACTGatctttttaaaaaaattaattcGGGgaattcttctaaagtCATGAATGTTGCCAAATGTTGGTTTAAAGTGATGGAAACATTTGCTAGTATAAGTACAGTGCTTGGGGGATCGCTAACTGATGAGCAAGATATGGATTTGATTTTTAACCCGCAAGATTTCCAATACATTGactctttgaaatttctaaatATTATGACGCCGCTAAATGAATTTAACTTATTAAGGGGTCacaaagaagattttgatcTTGTAATCAAAGAAGTGATTAAAGCCTTGAATGCAATCAGAGATCAGGAAAAAGAACATtttgttggtgaagaagagatcTTCCccaaaaatttggattacCTACAATGGACACCGGAAGCCGATACTAAGCAAACACTCTCTTATTTTAATACACAAAAGATTTTGGTGGAAATTGACAAACAGTTAGAATAtgaattcattgataaatccGGTATTATACCGCCGGAGAGTCAATCACATCCTGATAATAGTCACATTGACGATAATGCCATTGATGTAGTAGTTTTGAGAAGTGGTGAAAGAATTGCTATCAGTTGGTATGATATTTCACATCAAACACAAGTCCTTTCCGTCTTACTGACGGTTTTACTGAAACTCTTGGGTATACCGAAGGAATCAATAACCATCCAACAGGTGGTCAAGAAGATAAtgtcttttttcaaattcttagATAGTGATGAAGCACCGCAGAATTCAAGAACTTGTTACAGTAATTTTGCAGTCCTCATTGCGGGTTTCAATGCTTTGGATGAGCCCACCAGAGATCTGGTGAGAGCTTACTATAAATTGAACGGTGGTCGTTTCCGCAAACTAACGGAACACAATCTCAATAGGTTGAGAAAAGTTTGGTACGGCAATGATGGGGGCAATTATAGACTTGTCGACGAGGACGTTTTAACCTGGTAAATAAAGTTTTATATAAACAGTTGTaatttgttttgtttttctaCCCTTAATCTATTGTCATTAGACCCAGTATGGAGTCAACTACACTGGCGGCTATGGTGCTTGTAATATCACCATTAGTATCGTAAGCTGGTGCTACTTCTACTACATCAGCACCAACAATGTTAAGACCTTCTAAACCATCCaaaatggttaaaattTCTCTAGCACTAAATCCACCTGGTTCTGGAGTACCTGTTCCCGGTGCTACCGCCATATCGATACTGTCGATATCTAGAGTGAGATACACGGGCCATCCAGTAACATGCTGCTTGATACGATCTACTATGCCCTTGATACCTACAATGTCAATATCCCTtgcaacaattttttcaaatccacaTTCGAAATCGTGCTTTTCATCATCGGGTCCGAGAAAAGGTGCTCTTATACCAACGTGGATAGAATTGTTAGGTGCTAAATAACCCTTTTCATGAGCATAATGTAAAAAGGTACCATGATTTAGAGCTGTAGACTTCGTAATGTTACCACCCAAGACTCTAGGATCCCATGAATCGATATGAGAATCGAAGTGAATTACCGCTAAACGACCCCATTGCTCATAAGCGGACctcaaattcatcaaagtTACGGTATGATCACCACCGAGAGTAATAATTTTTGGTGGTTGACTAGGATCCTTGACACTTTTGTTTTTATGGATAGTTCTTTGACCCCTATACAGCTGGTTTAACGCTACTCTGTTGTCGAATGGGGACATGGGTACATCTCCGCAATCGACTAATTTGTAACCGGCATTATATGGATCCAATTGACGCAATTTAGAGCCGGGGAAACCTCTTACAGGTGATACACCACTACCTAACCGACGAGAACCCTGCCTAATGCCATTAGGACCAAAGCGTGCACCTGGTCTaaaagaagtggaagtaTCGTAGGGTGCCCCCACAATGGCAATATCAAAATCCTCAGCGCCGGGTGTAAAGCAGCGAGCAATTGGTAAGTGTGCGAACGAAACTATACCAGCAAAAATTACTAAATCTGAACCAAGTCCGTCGCTTGGCAATTGAACTGGGTTCTCGTTATAAAATCCGCAACGAGCTCTAAActcctcatcatcttcgtctGATGGAGTGATCTTAGAATGCAAGGATTGCATCTCAAATCCTTCTCGAGAGATAAGCAAGTCACCATAAAGTTGATCAACTAGTGATGTATTGTCGACTTCGGCTTCAAACCCGTGCTGGGGTAAAACAGAGGCACTAACGAAACGGCCCAAAGTGGCGACTGATAATGTTAACGTGTAGATCAAACGCATCCTTTGAGCGACAGTATCCTTCGCTAATTGTCCTCATTCTACCGTTCTAGAGATCTCCTTCACTTTTATATGTGTTTGCTGATAAGGAGCCGCCAGTACAATACAAATTTCATGTCTCGGAAAAAAATCCGCCGACCAATACGTAATCAGTGATTTACAGCTCGGAAAAAGTCTTCCCTTTGaaactattttttttttttcactgaGTCATCCCCGAGGGAAGTTAACCTCGAAACCGGTGAAATACTTCGAGAAGAGAGGGCCTAATAAAAGAGTCTCTGTGAACTATGGTAAGAGAATATGTTTAGCCAGATTCACTTGCAAAGAGGTTCACCAGAAAGTTTGCCAAATGGTACATCAACAGGCTGAAAACGAGACAGAGGATAGCCGTTTAATTAGAGCGGGTGGGAGTTATGGGGCTTGTCCGTGTGATGAGTTAGGAGAAAATGAAGAGGATTTCACAAAGATCACGACttattttgatgaatttatccaaattttgcGCAAATCACTTCCGCTTGCCCTTACTCTccttttacaaaatttaaTATCTTCCGTTTCACTGCTGTTCGTTGGTAGGTTAGGTTCGCTCGTGTTGGGATCTGTGACGCTTGCTAATGTTATCTTCAATGCTACTGCAGTGGTTTTCCTCGGTTTAGCCACATGCCTTGATACACTGTGCCCCCAGGCATATGGAGCTGGGAACTACACTCTTGTAGGGTTGTATTTCCAAAGATGTATAATCATTAGCACCATAGTATCTATTCCTATCAGTTTTGTGTGGATTTTTTCGAAACCGCTGCTGAACTTGGTAGCCAAAGACGCCGAATTGATTAACATCTCATCACAGTATTTGAAATGTATGGTTGGATGTATTCCTGGCTACATTGTATTTGAATGTGGGAAAAAATATATGCAGGCCCAAGGTGATTTCCATACGGCTCAAATGATTCTTTTAATTGGATTTCCATTCAGCATTCTTGCCAATTACATCTTTATTTTGAATTCACCTTTAGGTTACTTGGGAGCGCCCTTGGCGTCTTCATTGACCTTTACTCTAATGGGAATCCTAATGGCATGCGCTATGCTGCGTGATCGTAAGTGTTGGCATGAATTTCATTGGAAAACCGTTATACATGGATGGGAACCCTTAATTAGACTTGCAGTTCCTGGAATTATTATGATAGAGGCTGAATTCTTGGCATTTGAGTCCCTGACAGTGCTAGCGGCAAGATTCGAAACTACTGAATTGGCCTCGCAAGCTGTAGCTACTTCCGTTCAGTCCATTTCCTTCCAAATTCCATTCGCGGTTTCCATTGCCGCTTCAAACCGAATTTCCACACATGTGGGCCGCGGAAAGATTCCCGATTGCCAAATCGCTACAAGGTCCACATTGTTCTACATGGGACCCGCAGTGAGTATGCTGAATCTAGTAGGATTACTCGGCGGAAGGTATTTCGTGTCTTCGTTATTCACCAGTGATCCTGCAGTTATACAGAGAGCCGCCAAGCTAATATCTGTGATAGCCATCAACCAAATCTGGGACGCATACAACGTGCTCGGAGCAGGATGCCTCAGAGCACAAGGTCGTCAAAACATAGGTGGTTACCTAAACTTAGTAGCATATTACGTGTTTGGAATGCCACTGGCGATATATTTAGGATTCTATCTTGATTGGCAAGCATTCGGATTTTGGATCGGCCTCGGATTCGGTATTTTCGCACTAGCAATCGGTGAAATGTACTGTGTCTATCGTTCCGATTGGCCTTTAATTATGTTACAATCTGAACTACTACATGGAGCGGCCTAGTTACCTCTATTGTATGTCCTTCTTTCCGTCCTTCCCTGTTGGGAACCTCATTCTTTTGGTACATTCGCGCTGTACTGGGACGAGAAGTAGCAAAAGTTTGTTTTTTTAGCAGCAGATACAAGCGGTGCGCTCAATGGGGAAATGTAATGGCGAGTGATCATCAGCTTCCAAATAGGAGATGTCGTTCAAACGGGTACAAAGCTAATAACCGTTTTTGGTTTCCCTGTCCAAAAAGGGGCAGTATCCCTCCCCTCCCGCCGAGATTTACATGCCAACTAAAATAACATAATGTGATAAAACTTACTATTAACGTATGAATACATACTTTCTTAAACTGCCTTCCAATCAATGAGTAGTCTTCCAGTAGATCTTACCAAACTTTCTACCTTGTTCTCTTGcaatcttcttttcaatcaaCGACGGTTCCCTTTCACCCTCTGGACCTGAAATGGTACCGGCACCCCATGGGCCACCACCTTTAACCTTGTCCATCCtactcaattttttcataaCGTTGTAGTAACCCAGCGGCACGTAGATCATACCGTGGTGTACAAGGGTCGTCACAGCACTTGCAATCGTATTTTCATTGCCTCCACCGCTGCCGGTGCAAACGAATACACCTGCTAACTTACCGTGTAAGGAGCCTTTAATCCATAGTGTGTTAGTGGCATCCCAAAATGCGGACCATTGAGCTGGCATGTTACCAAACCTAGTTGGAATACCTAGTAAAAACGCATCGTATTTCTCTAGTACTTCTCTATTAGCAATAGGGTAATTGGTTGGCTTGCCACCTAGTTCCTTAACGGTATCAGCATCAAAAGTTTCGGGAACTTGAAAAATATCACATTGAATGCCATTGAGTTCAACACCTTCCTTCTCAATCTCTGCTAAAGCCGCTATATGTTCATGTAGCGAATACAAAATTATAGCGATTGCCATTTTTAAGATGAACAAAAGTCAATTGAGAtggttcttctttcttgttgttgttaaaAAGTGTTGTTCTTTGTTTTCCTTCAAGTATAGCTTGTAGTATATACTTTTTTCGAGTAAATCCTAGTCATCCCTATATATGATGCCCCTAGTACTGAATTCGTCACTCTCAGGAATTACGTCGCTCAATCGGTACAAACAGCCACCCTTAGAAGGTTGCCCGACTTTGCTGGTACCTAAATGTTCACTGCCAGTGGTAACAAACAAATCCGAGCCAACGACAGCACAGCAAGAAACTCGCGGGGTCTCCTCAGGAAGcaaaatttcttgcaaTAGCGCTCCATCCTTCGTAGAAAAAACTTGCACCTTAGAATGGCCCCAGATGGAAACAAACAACAATTCACCATTAGAACTTAAACAACTTCCATCTGGTTCTGGGAGATTTCCCTCTGGATCCGTACTGTACTGTGTAACATCAataaatttttctctttcttgaAATCCGTGCTTTGTTCTCCAAATGCATGAATTCATAGAATCCGTAACAAACATATACTCACCCACCCAGTAGAGAGAGTTAGGAATTGAAATGCGTGGCCAAAACACGTCAATCTTCTTCGAAActaaattgattttaaatATGACACCTTCGTCTGTCGTCTCTTGATCAAAGTCATTAATCAATCCAATGTACAAGTCTTCGCCATGCACGTTACCGTCATTGCTTCTTAACCGCTTCAATCTTTCGCTGTCAAGACCGCTTTCGCTGTACTTGACCACATATTTCCATGAGCCGCCGAACTGTCCGTGCGCTATCCCTTCCTTGGCGGCAAACAGAAACTCCTCCACCTGTGTATCATTGCCATCACTACTGCTGCGCTTCAATATGGGGAAAACGGCCCCGATAGAACCGCTGCCATCTGCATGGAAAACATCTGTAACGCCTGTATCCATTCTTCTGCGGTACACCTTGGCCCTGTAAATGTCGACCCATAGAAGGGTACGAGCGGGGGAGACGTACACTATGCCTTCACTTAGAACTGCATCTGGAACTGCAACAAACGGTTCGACTTTACTGTAGTCTTGTTTACTCACTTGCataataatggtaacaGTAATATGTACGTTAGTGCTAATGCTAATGTATGGGTCGGTAGACTATCACCCTAGCTAGCCAAgcaattgttcttgtgaGTGTGTCTCTATGTATTATGTTGTATTCGCTTAACACCCTCCTTTAAATCCCTCACCTCGCGACAAGGCCCTTCCCCACAGGCTTGGGGCACAATTCTTCCCTCCAGACAGCCTCACCCCTAATGCTGAGGGATTTCGGCAGTAAGACCATGTAACGCACGGCTTCTGTTTACCCGAGATCGCCATGACAACGACACAGACAAAGCGCTAAAGCGCTAAAGCGCTAATACGAAACAAAGGCACTCTGTAACAACATATTGTTAGAGTGTGTATTTAAGGATACTATGGCTACAGGACTCATATAACAAAGAGAGAGGATGATCCATTAATTAATCTGGCAACCATTCCTATATAGTCCTCCAAAAACTGACCCGTAAGTAGTACGCTCGCTTATTGACGATACCCGAAAGAGACAAGTGATTTGCAGACTTGCATATAGAAATGAATCAGTTTATTGATATTCATAAGAGGGGCGGTAATCAAGCCGTGACAATCAATAAACCATACAATGTGGACATTCACATCACCAAAAATGGTTCATCCTGGTTTTGGGCGGCGTTTTGTATTTTTACCGCGCTTGCCATGTTGGTTATAATTTTAATGTTTAGAAAACCCGCCAATGAGCGTCTTTTCTACTATACCGGATTCGCACCTGTTATGTTCATGGCGCTTAACTATTTCACTTTGGCATCGAATTTGGGGTGGATTCCAGTCAAAGTGAAATATAAACATGCGACAACGGCTAGTGAACATGGACACCTTGGTACGAGGCAAGTTTTTTACTCTCGTTACATTGGTTGGTTTATGGCATTCCCATGGCCAATTATACAAGCCTCTTTGCTCGGTAATACCCCGCTATGGCAGATTGCCTTTAACATTGGTTTAACCGAAATTTATGTGGTTGTTATGTTGTTTGGCGCTGTCGTCCATACTACTTACAAATGGGGGTACTTTGTGATTGCAATTGCTGCAGGTATCATTACCTGCATTAGCGTAATGACCACTACTAGAAATTTAGTCAGAAATATCAGTCCCATCGTTTTGAAGTGTTTTAGAATTTATTTTTACATCGTTATGTTATTTTGGTTCCTCTATCCGATAAGTTTTGCACTTTCTGAGGGTGGTAATGTTATGCAACCAGATTCTGAAGGTGCCTTTTATGGTATTTTGGATGTGCTGTTTTTGGGTTTTTTACCTGTGCTGTTTATTCCCGTAGCTTCCTACATTGGATTTGATAAGTTAGGATTGAACAAAACCGTTAATCATTATGGACAAGATTCATCTCCAGCGGAAAATGCAGTTTCAAGACCACCCGCACCGCTACCAAAACCACCACCTTCGAGCGGCGCCAAGGATTCCAGTAAGGGACCGGGTGTCAAACAACCAGGtaaaaagacaaagaaggtaaagagGGTAAAGAAAGTTATGAGACCTGTTCAAAAACCTGCTGAAAGACCTCCAAGTGAAGAACATGTCGGTGAAAAGATGAGTGAACCCGCTGAAGGGACCAGTGAACCTACTGAAAAGGTAAGTGAGCCCGCTGAAAAGGGTACCCCAGACAAATCAGAGGAATATTAATAccattatttttttttattcatttccttttcatctttggaTTGCTTATTAGAGCCATTTCCGTTCATGCGGTTGGGTTCATACGCTATTGTATAACATTTTTATATATTTCTTCTCAGTGATAAAAAAGGCAAGGTGGGGACGCAACGTAAATCTTGTTTAACTTTTTGTTTCAGTACGGACACTTTCGGAGAATATGCTCGAACAGTTTGCATACTCTGTCAAAGCATTTAATCTAAACAGATACTTCACTGTCGCCGAGACAACCGCAGTGCGGCTCGAATACCGTGGCGGCTATTTTCGTGATTCCTGAGACAAGGAGAGACGTTTCCTAGTTACCGGCTATGTAGTAGCCGTATACGCTTTTTTCTCGAGGGGCTTTGCTCTCGGACTATGTTGCGAATTTTCGCTTGCCcctcttttttttacttttttttttttttttttttttccggTTTCTCCCTTATTTTGTATGTAATATTTAATAATACGATGCGTATTACTACATGCATTAGTCGTACGTATTTTGGGTATATTACTACTTGTATTACTACTTGTATTAGAAGCGGTTGTCACGTAAAACAGTTCAAATTAATTAGTTATCTTAGTAAGTTTATTACTTGAGTGTATTCTTTGTTTTTCTCTTGGAGTGTATCTGCCCTTCGATGattcttctatttcttTGTCATTCGTTGCTGTCTCTGTTAGTAAAAAATTTGTCAGTTTAACGCAAGGCGTGTAAACGTTCTGTCAACACAGTAGCAAAAAGGTATATATAAGGATGATGGGATCTTGACTCGA contains:
- the PRP6 gene encoding U4/U6-U5 snRNP complex subunit PRP6 (similar to uniprot|P19735 Saccharomyces cerevisiae YBR055C PRP6 Splicing factor component of the U4/U6-U5 snRNP complex), whose protein sequence is MELPSFLSQQPPPGYIPGIGRGATGFSTRGDKKGPAKVPKRLQNQDTVKAVDGDSKEQDEDSEADKVFSDLDSKLSSRNRSKKREGDQQSIPHQFADLKRSLATVSEDQWLNIPDAGDYTRKRRRERLDEQLNRKTYAAPDTLLMPHVNLSKLTEEREKMLSRQLDSNIFEKEDSNSVNEAQKYLNDLETFEAGPRGDEEDVKKMRTILQSYRNADPKKPEGWVAAARLEEKARKLKTARNIIEQGCLECPRNEDVWLENIRLNSADTQRCKTLAAQGIKFNPQSLQLWIKAVDLEREVLNKHRVVRSSLQELPLSEELWKLAVKYSADKFEAQRILQKAVELIPTSIELCSALVHLQNYQEAKHTLNAARKAMPRELKVWILAAEVEESKGEAVTDERILKLLSKGIKQLKENGLEITLLQLLKEAQSLVKEGGLRTAHALTQAALSEFQDEYEASRVVSELSDSIVKVVGFKILLKSNPTKYSFWQSLKKLCEKLNKMDELYNTFETLLFDESENFRILKQNPLLSLMYSKEIWKNGHDIPKSLEILDRAQNILPNSLEVWLAKLKFLCLTDQVELAQKSFAMAMERLRDSQVPHLEKLYYKYISFLRFRRQNTAAIKMLNETCIPKFPNCPKFYLQLGQIHYDLGQTEESQMAFERGTKMLPQGIPLWISLARIEEIDLKRPAKARSIFDLALLKNPANETLSLARAQMEARLGNYDQARFIIQQSLQKHSKSATLWAENIRILPLKRANVKKTVFQDALKNTNNSCEILVEIGISFYKELQHETAIKWFERATRSNPSYGDSWVWVARCYKKLNRNIQEIVNQVEIHEPTHGNLWISVSKKPDTQYYSCSKILLTLLESENVV
- the LYS14 gene encoding Lys14p (similar to uniprot|P40971 Saccharomyces cerevisiae YDR034C LYS14 Transcriptional activator involved in regulation of genes of the lysine biosynthesis pathway requires 2-aminoadipate semialdehyde as co-inducer), with the protein product MSSMLGTSDPGTNKSNSDEVKPLQSSTSANYLSPASLDNGFSLTGPSRFTPDLFSKKGSAPPVIGSIELTPSDDKLMATPEALASANGDMGSQKTAGSVSSTVTDGEGKVVKRKYSRNGCTECKRRRMKCDETKPTCWQCARLNRECVYILNAKNKKRKPREARIKSTDRNNKKGLAKTNGSIPPAAVAVAAAAAADANTNKLEKDMINNMQVLELPNVISASNMDGYDANLLIQNLNDMVSMKLNDSFSLNEGLKDFHLPDLDIPELMPQSKASENSVPISFLVNNVITFNTRLSSFQLGGVHDKYLEVFFYDCLDSIAPFFQNQGNPLRDIILSFARNESYLLSATLAVGASIAHRNSNKLEDERNYCAYLSHCLSLLGEQFQNESNVMHKIEPITLTVIMLAWDCINAMNSQWRSHLKGVTDLFKKINSGNSSKVMNVAKCWFKVMETFASISTVLGGSLTDEQDMDLIFNPQDFQYIDSLKFLNIMTPLNEFNLLRGHKEDFDLVIKEVIKALNAIRDQEKEHFVGEEEIFPKNLDYLQWTPEADTKQTLSYFNTQKILVEIDKQLEYEFIDKSGIIPPESQSHPDNSHIDDNAIDVVVLRSGERIAISWYDISHQTQVLSVLLTVLLKLLGIPKESITIQQVVKKIMSFFKFLDSDEAPQNSRTCYSNFAVLIAGFNALDEPTRDLVRAYYKLNGGRFRKLTEHNLNRLRKVWYGNDGGNYRLVDEDVLTW
- a CDS encoding agmatinase (conserved hypothetical protein) — its product is MRLIYTLTLSVATLGRFVSASVLPQHGFEAEVDNTSLVDQLYGDLLISREGFEMQSLHSKITPSDEDDEEFRARCGFYNENPVQLPSDGLGSDLVIFAGIVSFAHLPIARCFTPGAEDFDIAIVGAPYDTSTSFRPGARFGPNGIRQGSRRLGSGVSPVRGFPGSKLRQLDPYNAGYKLVDCGDVPMSPFDNRVALNQLYRGQRTIHKNKSVKDPSQPPKIITLGGDHTVTLMNLRSAYEQWGRLAVIHFDSHIDSWDPRVLGGNITKSTALNHGTFLHYAHEKGYLAPNNSIHVGIRAPFLGPDDEKHDFECGFEKIVARDIDIVGIKGIVDRIKQHVTGWPVYLTLDIDSIDMAVAPGTGTPEPGGFSAREILTILDGLEGLNIVGADVVEVAPAYDTNGDITSTIAASVVDSILGLMTID
- a CDS encoding MATE family efflux transporter (conserved hypothetical protein), with amino-acid sequence MVHQQAENETEDSRLIRAGGSYGACPCDELGENEEDFTKITTYFDEFIQILRKSLPLALTLLLQNLISSVSLLFVGRLGSLVLGSVTLANVIFNATAVVFLGLATCLDTLCPQAYGAGNYTLVGLYFQRCIIISTIVSIPISFVWIFSKPLLNLVAKDAELINISSQYLKCMVGCIPGYIVFECGKKYMQAQGDFHTAQMILLIGFPFSILANYIFILNSPLGYLGAPLASSLTFTLMGILMACAMLRDRKCWHEFHWKTVIHGWEPLIRLAVPGIIMIEAEFLAFESLTVLAARFETTELASQAVATSVQSISFQIPFAVSIAASNRISTHVGRGKIPDCQIATRSTLFYMGPAVSMLNLVGLLGGRYFVSSLFTSDPAVIQRAAKLISVIAINQIWDAYNVLGAGCLRAQGRQNIGGYLNLVAYYVFGMPLAIYLGFYLDWQAFGFWIGLGFGIFALAIGEMYCVYRSDWPLIMLQSELLHGAA